One stretch of Fictibacillus sp. b24 DNA includes these proteins:
- a CDS encoding pyridoxamine 5'-phosphate oxidase family protein yields the protein MDKEQIKNKVFDVLEKKQTGVLATVKNNKPHSRYMTFFHDGLTFYTPTSIDTHKAEEIQDNPNVHVLVGYEGEGYNDPYLEIEGTATIRDDQGLKEKFWNDQMKHYFEGPNDPNYILLEIKPSLIRLMNAGEHEPQILEL from the coding sequence ATGGATAAAGAGCAGATAAAAAATAAAGTGTTTGATGTACTAGAAAAAAAACAAACGGGCGTGCTGGCAACAGTTAAGAACAACAAGCCGCATTCCAGATATATGACTTTTTTTCATGATGGCCTGACATTCTACACGCCTACGAGTATTGATACCCATAAAGCTGAAGAAATTCAAGATAACCCGAATGTTCACGTACTAGTCGGTTATGAAGGCGAAGGGTATAATGATCCGTATCTAGAGATTGAAGGCACTGCTACTATAAGAGACGATCAAGGTTTGAAAGAAAAATTTTGGAACGATCAGATGAAACATTATTTTGAAGGACCCAATGATCCAAACTATATTCTGCTTGAAATTAAACCAAGTCTTATTCGATTAATGAATGCAGGAGAACATGAACCACAAATTTTAGAGTTATAA
- a CDS encoding ABC transporter permease subunit produces MPYILRDSMLSLILSVIGIILLGAVPFMFTGMTFNTSGYLNGIAELFKTMISPGEIMYFTQSGPYPLFPNMWGIYGYSLTILFSAFFIALLVALVFALIIFMLPSRLKDKIRVFSFVFESIPDVLIAIGIQFFIIWFFKKTNILLFQIVTLYDQKTYAIPIFCLTVLPTLLILRILLFNMEEELKKQYIDTAKSKGIGGFRILWRHVLPNTLLSVFHQSRNILWFMLSNLLMVEYLFNIYGITTLVREMGNPAIFTISMLLLFIPMFLFFTVLRMITYKWVGEK; encoded by the coding sequence ATGCCATACATTTTAAGAGATAGCATGCTTTCTTTGATTCTATCTGTAATTGGAATCATACTGCTTGGCGCGGTTCCATTCATGTTCACTGGGATGACCTTTAATACGAGCGGTTATTTGAATGGAATAGCAGAATTGTTTAAGACCATGATAAGTCCAGGAGAGATTATGTATTTTACGCAGAGTGGTCCATACCCGCTTTTTCCTAACATGTGGGGAATATACGGCTACTCATTGACCATTCTGTTTTCTGCATTTTTCATAGCCCTCCTTGTAGCACTTGTATTTGCGCTCATCATTTTTATGCTGCCATCACGTTTAAAAGATAAAATACGTGTTTTTTCCTTTGTTTTTGAATCAATACCTGATGTGTTAATAGCGATAGGTATTCAGTTTTTTATTATCTGGTTTTTCAAAAAGACAAATATTCTTTTGTTTCAAATTGTCACACTTTATGATCAAAAAACCTATGCTATTCCCATTTTTTGTTTAACGGTATTGCCGACTCTTCTAATCTTAAGAATACTGCTGTTTAATATGGAAGAAGAACTCAAAAAACAATATATTGATACAGCGAAAAGTAAGGGGATCGGGGGTTTCCGCATTCTATGGCGTCATGTTTTACCAAACACACTGCTTAGTGTGTTTCATCAATCTCGTAATATCCTTTGGTTTATGCTGTCCAATCTATTAATGGTTGAATATCTGTTTAATATATACGGAATTACAACTTTAGTAAGAGAAATGGGAAATCCGGCAATCTTTACGATCTCCATGCTTTTATTGTTTATACCCATGTTTCTATTCTTTACGGTTCTCAGGATGATTACATATAAATGGGTGGGTGAAAAATGA
- a CDS encoding MerR family transcriptional regulator, translated as MMMYRVSEFSEMTGLSKETLRYYAEVKLLEPVYIDPNNKYRYYDNGSYLIAMILVSLRKFNFTIQEMLTVIEDESFENLEHILNQKKKDIQKKIENLYSTIDEIDQFLKWGKEGDDNADMERREDDTSKH; from the coding sequence ATGATGATGTATCGAGTAAGTGAGTTTTCAGAAATGACGGGATTGAGTAAAGAAACGCTTAGGTATTATGCAGAAGTGAAGCTGCTTGAACCAGTATATATCGATCCTAATAATAAGTATCGCTATTACGATAATGGTTCCTACTTAATTGCGATGATACTAGTCAGTCTAAGAAAATTCAATTTTACTATTCAAGAGATGCTAACCGTCATTGAAGATGAATCCTTTGAAAACTTAGAGCACATCCTGAATCAAAAAAAGAAAGACATTCAAAAGAAAATCGAGAATCTATACAGCACAATAGATGAAATTGATCAATTTCTAAAATGGGGAAAAGAGGGCGATGACAATGCTGACATGGAAAGAAGAGAAGACGATACCAGCAAACATTGA
- a CDS encoding SRPBCC family protein, producing MLTWKEEKTIPANIEKVWELFSDENLQRIMPNVVEHTPIEKKEGVVGSTYRQSYKEGRRIETYTVETLGYEDKENEKHLAIGFNLAKAFEIQTAFTLIKIDESKTRFIYEGSNKGINFLGKVMLKIAGDKNNNKVVQDFMDKVERESLANATA from the coding sequence ATGCTGACATGGAAAGAAGAGAAGACGATACCAGCAAACATTGAAAAAGTTTGGGAACTATTTTCAGATGAGAATCTGCAAAGAATCATGCCGAACGTTGTGGAGCATACACCGATCGAAAAGAAAGAAGGTGTGGTGGGATCTACGTACAGACAGTCTTACAAAGAAGGTCGTAGAATAGAAACGTACACTGTTGAAACGTTAGGGTACGAAGATAAGGAGAATGAAAAGCACTTAGCCATTGGTTTTAACTTGGCAAAAGCCTTTGAAATCCAAACTGCGTTTACTCTCATCAAAATAGACGAATCGAAAACTCGTTTTATCTATGAAGGATCTAACAAGGGCATCAACTTTTTAGGGAAAGTGATGCTTAAAATCGCAGGTGACAAAAACAATAACAAAGTCGTGCAAGATTTTATGGATAAAGTTGAAAGAGAAAGCCTGGCGAATGCCACTGCTTAA
- a CDS encoding C40 family peptidase — MKRILVAFVSLGLAAMLILGGVSAAKASPSYDQEVTETAKLYKGTPFKWGGTTPKGFDASGFTKYIYKTTVVNKNLPRTSAEQYKGGKAVAKGKEKLGDLVFFKTNGKSVSFVGIYMGNKEFIAATSKGVRVQSLNTKYWKDNYMGAKRYLP; from the coding sequence ATGAAACGTATTCTAGTAGCATTTGTTTCATTAGGGCTCGCAGCCATGTTGATCTTAGGCGGTGTATCAGCAGCTAAAGCATCTCCATCCTATGACCAAGAAGTAACAGAGACAGCCAAACTCTATAAAGGCACTCCATTTAAATGGGGAGGAACAACACCTAAAGGGTTTGATGCCTCAGGTTTTACAAAATATATATACAAAACAACTGTGGTTAACAAGAACTTGCCGCGAACGTCAGCTGAACAATACAAAGGCGGAAAAGCCGTTGCAAAAGGAAAAGAAAAACTAGGTGATCTCGTTTTCTTTAAAACGAATGGAAAAAGTGTTTCATTTGTAGGAATCTATATGGGGAATAAAGAGTTTATTGCGGCCACTTCTAAAGGTGTCCGGGTTCAGTCTCTTAACACGAAATATTGGAAAGATAATTATATGGGAGCTAAGAGATATCTGCCGTAA
- a CDS encoding GNAT family N-acetyltransferase: MLVIKRFSELSFNEAISLWNESWKHYYSDMTMDLNRFLQKVAGEGISLEKSVVAVYDGKLAGFVLNSFRTINGKRYVWNGGTAIAPDFRGMGIGKKLITVCLNIYEEENVDIARLEAIKQNEAAIKLYKQMGYQIFEELIFLQHEGSVLSLKERNTDIHVREASMQEIQSLSFYKPVTAWQTQFPSLKDFTGLLAIKGDTPLGYAVYKKGYKETGELGGIVLYQCETDLQHPNEQEIVASLVQNAFAPLDASVKRITMNIPKKDNALNRMLTESGFTALVEQVHMERPIKAKSEAKGVKTFSEID; encoded by the coding sequence GTGTTAGTCATCAAACGGTTTAGTGAGTTATCTTTCAATGAAGCAATCTCGTTATGGAATGAATCATGGAAACACTATTACTCTGATATGACGATGGATCTTAATCGTTTTTTGCAGAAGGTAGCGGGAGAAGGCATTTCCTTAGAAAAATCGGTTGTAGCGGTTTATGATGGTAAACTTGCAGGTTTCGTGCTAAACAGTTTCCGAACGATTAATGGAAAACGTTATGTGTGGAACGGCGGCACAGCGATCGCTCCTGATTTTAGAGGAATGGGAATTGGCAAAAAGTTAATCACCGTTTGTCTAAATATATATGAAGAAGAAAATGTAGATATAGCGAGGCTTGAAGCGATTAAACAAAATGAAGCAGCAATTAAGCTATATAAGCAAATGGGTTATCAAATTTTTGAAGAATTAATTTTTCTGCAGCATGAAGGTTCGGTTTTAAGCTTAAAAGAGAGAAATACGGATATACACGTAAGAGAGGCAAGCATGCAGGAAATCCAATCGTTATCATTTTATAAACCTGTTACAGCATGGCAGACGCAGTTTCCTAGTCTAAAAGATTTTACAGGCTTGCTGGCGATTAAAGGTGATACTCCGTTAGGTTATGCAGTTTATAAAAAGGGATACAAAGAGACTGGAGAGCTTGGAGGCATCGTACTTTATCAGTGTGAGACCGACTTGCAGCATCCAAACGAACAAGAAATCGTTGCTTCTCTTGTTCAAAATGCATTCGCTCCACTAGATGCATCTGTTAAAAGAATCACCATGAACATCCCTAAAAAAGATAACGCATTAAACCGTATGTTAACAGAATCAGGATTCACTGCTTTAGTTGAACAAGTGCATATGGAACGTCCTATAAAAGCAAAGAGTGAAGCGAAGGGAGTAAAAACTTTTTCCGAAATAGACTGA
- a CDS encoding transglycosylase domain-containing protein, translated as MAKRTELRQKKKRSLWIRRTAIITLLFFLSSVTFGGAMIYAYVNGTPKLTEEDLQDPKSSMIYDMNDEFITYVTSAERREYAKINDIPELVQQAFISTEDVRFKEHMGIDVKRIVGAAVANVQDGFGAEGASTITQQVVKNSVLSSDKTIERKVQEAYLAIQLERKYTKDEILEMYLNKIYFGSGAYGVATASKTYFNKPLKDLTPAEAALLAGLPQRPSSYDPFLHPEVAEERRNTVLQLMYKNGAITKQQKEEAVSTSVTDSLAKEKAQRLKYDAFIQQVIKELKEKGISERAIYEGGLKIYTTLDPKAQAHTEKVLSTEEFVKYPSDKFKAGVALLDTKTGVIRALGGNRTSGEQNVEKGFNYATDTKRQPGSTIKPILDYGPAIEKFKWSTYKQIKDEELEIDGWEAGNWDDEFHGDVSMREALVKSYNIPAIKTFMEVGSEDAVKFAQQLGIPIKQAYPAYAIGGFGNGPSPLELAGAYTAFGNQGVYHKPTTLRKVKYPDGYEAKYESKPVAAMHDYTAYMITDMLKDAVTRGTGTLAAIPGLEVAGKTGTTNLPEEINNEKGSSDSWFAGYTTNYTAAVWTGYDKTTAETYLTPEDQKIAKYIFKSIVSEVSKDKKTAGFTKPKSVEEVYINKDTGYITKSGNGPNTVKELIVKGTSLKEMTAPPKPKKAPKKQDSKSNDNDKDKDKKKNEEKKKEKKQEEEKKKEEEKKPEPPPAKPKDDKADPPPPQDEPGTGTDPEPKDPPTEPPPPTEPPPADPPPTEPPPTEPPATDPPPEGDTTGTEAGTAGATSTQTTE; from the coding sequence GTGGCGAAAAGAACAGAGCTTCGTCAGAAAAAGAAACGCTCGCTTTGGATTCGACGAACTGCTATCATTACTTTACTTTTTTTCTTATCCAGCGTAACATTCGGCGGCGCCATGATTTACGCTTACGTAAACGGCACTCCGAAACTGACAGAAGAAGACTTGCAAGATCCGAAATCATCCATGATCTATGACATGAATGATGAATTTATTACGTATGTAACAAGCGCTGAACGAAGGGAATATGCAAAGATCAATGATATTCCAGAACTGGTCCAACAAGCTTTCATTTCAACAGAAGATGTCCGGTTTAAAGAACACATGGGAATCGATGTAAAGCGAATTGTAGGAGCTGCCGTAGCCAATGTTCAAGATGGCTTTGGTGCAGAAGGTGCCAGCACGATTACTCAACAAGTCGTTAAGAACAGTGTATTATCCTCAGACAAAACGATCGAACGAAAAGTACAAGAAGCTTACCTTGCTATTCAACTCGAACGCAAGTACACAAAAGATGAAATTCTAGAAATGTATTTAAACAAGATTTACTTTGGCAGCGGAGCTTATGGTGTTGCGACTGCTTCTAAGACGTACTTCAACAAACCTTTAAAAGATCTAACACCAGCCGAAGCAGCTCTACTCGCAGGATTGCCTCAACGACCGAGCAGCTATGATCCCTTTCTCCACCCTGAAGTTGCGGAAGAAAGGCGCAATACCGTCTTGCAGCTTATGTACAAAAATGGTGCAATAACAAAACAGCAAAAAGAAGAAGCCGTAAGCACTTCTGTAACCGATTCACTTGCAAAAGAAAAAGCGCAGCGATTAAAGTATGACGCTTTTATTCAGCAAGTTATAAAAGAATTGAAGGAAAAAGGGATTTCTGAACGCGCCATCTATGAAGGCGGGTTAAAGATCTATACAACCCTTGATCCAAAAGCACAAGCTCATACCGAGAAAGTATTATCAACAGAAGAATTTGTAAAATACCCGAGCGATAAGTTCAAAGCTGGGGTTGCTCTCTTAGACACAAAGACTGGCGTAATCCGTGCGTTAGGTGGAAATCGAACAAGCGGTGAACAGAATGTTGAAAAAGGATTCAATTATGCAACTGATACTAAACGCCAGCCGGGTTCTACCATAAAACCGATATTGGATTATGGCCCTGCGATAGAAAAGTTTAAGTGGTCTACGTATAAACAGATAAAAGACGAGGAATTAGAAATTGATGGTTGGGAAGCAGGAAACTGGGATGACGAGTTTCATGGTGATGTTTCCATGCGTGAAGCACTCGTAAAGTCTTACAACATCCCTGCGATAAAAACCTTTATGGAGGTCGGTTCAGAGGATGCCGTAAAATTTGCTCAGCAGTTAGGCATACCGATTAAACAAGCTTATCCAGCATATGCAATCGGCGGGTTTGGAAATGGTCCTTCCCCTCTGGAACTAGCTGGAGCTTATACAGCATTCGGTAATCAAGGTGTTTACCATAAGCCTACGACTCTGCGCAAAGTAAAATATCCTGACGGCTATGAAGCTAAGTACGAATCTAAGCCTGTAGCAGCTATGCACGATTACACTGCATATATGATTACCGATATGTTAAAAGATGCGGTTACGCGCGGGACTGGAACACTGGCTGCCATCCCTGGTTTAGAAGTAGCAGGAAAAACAGGAACGACAAACTTGCCTGAAGAAATTAATAATGAAAAAGGTTCAAGTGATTCTTGGTTTGCGGGCTATACAACAAATTACACAGCAGCCGTTTGGACTGGCTATGACAAAACCACTGCAGAAACCTATTTAACGCCAGAAGACCAAAAGATTGCAAAGTATATCTTTAAATCCATTGTTTCAGAAGTTTCAAAAGATAAAAAGACAGCTGGGTTTACAAAACCAAAGTCTGTTGAGGAAGTTTATATCAATAAAGACACGGGGTATATCACCAAAAGCGGAAATGGTCCTAACACCGTAAAAGAGCTTATCGTTAAAGGTACATCACTAAAAGAAATGACAGCTCCACCTAAACCAAAAAAAGCACCAAAGAAACAAGATTCTAAGTCAAATGATAATGACAAAGATAAAGATAAGAAGAAAAATGAGGAAAAGAAAAAAGAGAAAAAGCAAGAAGAAGAGAAAAAGAAGGAGGAAGAAAAAAAACCAGAACCTCCTCCGGCGAAGCCAAAAGATGATAAGGCAGATCCACCTCCGCCACAAGATGAGCCTGGAACAGGAACAGATCCTGAACCAAAGGATCCTCCAACGGAGCCGCCACCGCCAACCGAGCCACCTCCTGCTGATCCGCCGCCAACTGAACCTCCACCTACTGAACCTCCTGCAACGGATCCCCCGCCTGAGGGTGATACGACTGGGACAGAGGCTGGAACAGCAGGAGCAACAAGTACACAGACAACAGAGTAA
- a CDS encoding ABC transporter permease yields the protein MMKTLWKQPFFLAGFLFVFSLLAFSLYHHFVMGNEIYENQIVYEGINPVDKAPFEPSREYWFGSDRMGADLFYQIISGAKYTLGIAFVASLLRIILSYFGGILLLSAGKALPFIKGLGQSFYYIPSALLIFVIVAPIIAADQFTFWEKVYFEMLLIVLIAVPNTAILIKEEISLIQREEFITSAKLMGGSKLRILFKHVMPHLWPKLVLMYVQQVIAVLLLLAHLGILGLFFGGTIYREFSQEFEIPVSVSNEWSGLLGGYYYQLRLAPWLVFFPVMSFAAVIMAFNFMAEGIKRAGDQLPGGKKMMKNEERHVQHGSENFSFVFLDERKTS from the coding sequence ATGATGAAAACACTATGGAAGCAGCCTTTCTTTCTAGCGGGTTTTCTATTTGTCTTTTCATTGCTCGCCTTTAGCTTGTATCACCATTTTGTGATGGGAAATGAAATCTATGAAAATCAGATTGTCTATGAGGGTATTAATCCTGTTGATAAAGCACCTTTTGAGCCATCACGTGAGTATTGGTTTGGCAGCGATCGGATGGGGGCGGACCTGTTTTATCAAATCATATCAGGTGCAAAATACACATTGGGTATTGCTTTTGTTGCTAGTTTACTACGAATCATCCTTTCGTATTTTGGCGGAATACTATTATTGAGTGCGGGAAAAGCCCTTCCGTTCATTAAGGGCTTAGGACAATCGTTTTATTATATCCCTTCAGCCCTCCTCATCTTTGTAATCGTCGCGCCAATCATTGCCGCAGATCAGTTCACATTCTGGGAGAAAGTATATTTTGAGATGCTTTTAATCGTATTAATTGCCGTACCGAACACGGCGATCTTAATAAAAGAAGAAATTAGCCTGATTCAGCGCGAAGAATTTATAACGAGTGCAAAATTGATGGGCGGAAGTAAGCTTCGAATTTTGTTTAAACACGTTATGCCTCACTTATGGCCAAAACTCGTTCTTATGTACGTGCAGCAGGTTATTGCCGTATTGCTTTTGCTTGCGCATCTTGGCATATTAGGTTTGTTTTTTGGAGGTACGATTTATCGGGAATTCTCACAAGAGTTTGAAATCCCCGTATCGGTTTCTAACGAATGGTCAGGCCTTTTAGGTGGCTATTATTATCAGCTTAGACTTGCACCATGGCTTGTGTTTTTTCCTGTAATGAGTTTTGCTGCTGTGATAATGGCATTTAATTTTATGGCTGAAGGTATTAAGCGAGCGGGAGATCAACTTCCTGGTGGCAAAAAGATGATGAAGAACGAAGAAAGACATGTCCAACATGGATCAGAAAATTTCTCCTTTGTTTTTCTGGATGAACGAAAAACAAGTTAA
- a CDS encoding RNA polymerase sigma factor SigX, translated as MKETFDRLYDEYHAALFQFLFYMVRNRESAEDLVQEVYIRVLNAYESFEGKSSEKTWLYSIARHVAIDWLRKQSRRNKRFLFFDIKESENVLRDQDPLPEELIAKKESYRDLYKMMKCCSLDQQQVLVLRYIQSLSISETAQILSWTESKVKTTQHRAIKELRKWLDQQPGLEEELKDGTN; from the coding sequence GTGAAAGAAACGTTCGACCGGTTGTATGACGAGTATCATGCAGCTCTATTTCAATTTCTTTTTTATATGGTACGAAACCGTGAATCTGCAGAAGACCTTGTACAAGAAGTTTATATCCGGGTATTAAACGCATACGAAAGTTTTGAAGGCAAGAGTTCAGAAAAAACATGGTTGTATTCCATCGCCAGGCACGTGGCCATTGACTGGCTGAGAAAACAATCAAGACGCAATAAACGATTTCTATTTTTTGATATTAAAGAGAGTGAAAATGTGCTGCGAGACCAGGATCCCCTTCCAGAAGAGTTAATTGCCAAGAAAGAGTCTTATCGTGATTTATACAAAATGATGAAATGCTGTTCACTTGATCAGCAGCAAGTGCTTGTACTTCGGTACATTCAGTCATTATCGATCTCAGAAACTGCGCAAATTTTAAGTTGGACCGAAAGTAAAGTGAAGACCACCCAGCACCGGGCTATAAAAGAATTGCGCAAATGGCTGGATCAGCAACCGGGCCTGGAGGAGGAATTGAAAGATGGAACAAATTAA
- a CDS encoding DinB family protein, producing MCEVLSEYRSFVNYLEQLKGLPEEFWLQPIKEEKWSTGEIIAHIKAWDIFVWDERFAYFVGRSNLPPKKVDVEEINRNAANEARSGISKNQLINEVIECRLVLSKKLEELPNEIWEEKIQMENSTITLCEYIKGMVEHDHHHKIQIDKFLISKGFELNGQIV from the coding sequence ATGTGTGAAGTGTTAAGTGAATATAGAAGTTTTGTAAACTATCTGGAACAGCTAAAAGGCTTGCCGGAAGAATTTTGGCTTCAACCAATAAAGGAAGAAAAGTGGTCGACAGGTGAAATTATAGCTCATATCAAAGCATGGGATATCTTTGTATGGGATGAAAGATTTGCGTATTTTGTAGGTCGATCGAACCTGCCGCCCAAAAAAGTTGATGTAGAAGAGATTAACAGAAATGCTGCAAACGAAGCTAGGTCAGGAATCTCTAAGAATCAGCTTATTAATGAAGTGATCGAGTGTCGCCTTGTACTCTCTAAAAAGCTTGAAGAGTTGCCAAATGAGATTTGGGAAGAGAAAATCCAAATGGAAAATAGCACAATTACACTATGCGAATATATCAAGGGTATGGTGGAGCATGATCATCATCACAAGATTCAAATCGATAAATTCCTTATATCTAAAGGGTTTGAGCTCAATGGACAGATTGTGTAG
- a CDS encoding metal-dependent hydrolase, with the protein MDTVTHTLFGLTLYGAANKMNMDKSHKRALLFTTVVGSQIPDIDVVVNLTETGRIMQQMWHRGLTHSFFLIPVWGMIIYLLSRLLFKVKDRRIFYWAILAVFIHDTSDLFNTWGTGYIEPFSSYRVTFGTISIVDFVFWFLMLAGFIVSRKKEADSRYKVFRVVWLLMIAHVAVQSLQGYVIYNEAKDKYEDVALAAGFVPTQFQVIGKKGNEVEIVKDSIFIKPQLEHRLVSSDEADLEPLFEENPRAKTLYEWSPFVVVVEEDEKLGIYDPRFYRNGESFLYEFIEK; encoded by the coding sequence ATGGATACAGTTACTCACACATTATTTGGTTTAACGTTGTATGGTGCAGCTAATAAAATGAATATGGATAAGTCTCATAAACGGGCTTTGTTATTTACAACGGTTGTCGGGAGTCAGATTCCTGATATTGATGTTGTCGTTAACCTTACTGAAACGGGACGTATCATGCAGCAGATGTGGCATAGAGGATTAACGCACTCTTTTTTCCTTATTCCTGTTTGGGGCATGATTATCTATCTACTAAGCAGGCTGTTATTCAAAGTAAAGGATCGAAGGATTTTTTACTGGGCTATACTCGCAGTGTTTATTCATGACACGAGTGATCTGTTCAACACATGGGGAACGGGATATATTGAGCCTTTCTCGAGTTACCGTGTAACGTTTGGTACGATCTCGATCGTTGATTTTGTATTCTGGTTTCTTATGCTTGCTGGATTTATCGTGTCTCGGAAAAAAGAAGCAGACAGTCGCTATAAAGTGTTTAGAGTGGTATGGCTTCTAATGATTGCTCACGTTGCTGTTCAATCACTTCAAGGTTATGTCATTTATAATGAGGCAAAAGATAAGTATGAAGATGTCGCTTTAGCAGCTGGTTTTGTTCCTACACAATTTCAAGTGATCGGAAAAAAAGGCAATGAAGTTGAAATCGTAAAAGATAGTATTTTTATCAAACCGCAGTTGGAACATCGCTTAGTTTCAAGTGATGAAGCGGACTTAGAACCGCTTTTTGAAGAAAATCCTCGGGCCAAGACACTTTACGAATGGTCGCCGTTTGTAGTCGTAGTTGAAGAAGACGAGAAACTAGGAATTTACGATCCTAGATTTTATCGTAATGGAGAATCTTTTTTATATGAGTTCATAGAAAAGTAA
- a CDS encoding DUF962 domain-containing protein, translating into MGFNNYEEFWPFYLSQHSKASTRAWHFVGTSFVFIFIILAVWKSPWFLLAAPVVAYGIAWFSHFFIEGNKPATFGHPFWSLRADFRMYRLILFGQLSKELNKLSNERRM; encoded by the coding sequence ATGGGGTTTAACAATTATGAGGAGTTCTGGCCGTTTTATCTTTCACAGCACAGCAAAGCTTCCACGAGAGCATGGCACTTTGTCGGCACTTCATTTGTATTTATTTTCATCATACTCGCCGTTTGGAAAAGTCCATGGTTTCTGCTGGCAGCACCAGTTGTCGCATACGGGATCGCATGGTTTAGCCATTTTTTTATTGAAGGAAACAAACCCGCTACCTTTGGCCATCCATTCTGGTCATTGCGTGCTGATTTTCGTATGTATCGGCTCATTTTATTCGGTCAGCTTTCAAAAGAATTAAACAAGCTTTCAAACGAACGAAGAATGTAA
- a CDS encoding YjcZ family sporulation protein: MFGKRQQQRNWGYPGYGYGCYTPCGYGYKGYGGGGVFALIVVLFILLIIIGATLR; this comes from the coding sequence ATGTTTGGAAAGAGACAACAACAGCGTAACTGGGGTTACCCTGGATACGGATACGGTTGCTACACCCCATGTGGCTACGGCTATAAGGGATACGGTGGCGGCGGAGTGTTCGCTTTAATTGTAGTGCTTTTTATCCTTCTCATCATCATCGGTGCGACGTTGAGATAG
- a CDS encoding TetR/AcrR family transcriptional regulator — translation MPKVSAQYKAEKRNQILESALKCFGEKGYQATIIDDIVKDSNISKGAIYNYFASKEEIYLQLLKQRTDRFFEDMEQENASLTSANAKLANLFKRFKKQELKEDDQQTMRVYIEFWLYGSRQDDLKSILAERYNRFIDYIVNIIIEGQEAGEINAKLDPQNISRIFWAVRDGNVLHYSFLGEEEQYRNAWDTIEEMFLSYVKNK, via the coding sequence ATGCCTAAAGTTTCAGCTCAGTATAAAGCAGAGAAACGCAATCAGATTCTTGAGAGCGCCTTGAAATGCTTCGGTGAAAAAGGGTATCAAGCTACGATTATTGATGATATTGTAAAAGACTCAAACATTAGCAAAGGTGCAATCTATAACTATTTTGCTAGCAAAGAGGAGATCTACCTGCAGCTATTAAAGCAGCGTACAGATCGTTTTTTTGAAGATATGGAACAAGAGAACGCTTCTCTTACAAGTGCTAACGCAAAACTTGCGAATTTGTTCAAACGCTTTAAAAAGCAAGAGTTAAAAGAAGATGATCAGCAGACTATGAGAGTATACATCGAATTCTGGCTCTATGGTTCAAGGCAAGATGATTTAAAGTCCATTCTTGCGGAAAGATACAATAGATTCATTGATTACATCGTCAACATTATCATTGAGGGCCAGGAAGCTGGAGAGATCAATGCAAAATTAGATCCACAAAATATTTCACGCATCTTTTGGGCTGTTCGTGATGGAAATGTTCTTCACTATTCATTTTTAGGTGAAGAAGAACAGTATCGCAACGCCTGGGATACCATTGAAGAAATGTTTTTAAGCTATGTAAAAAATAAATAA